One segment of Stenotrophomonas sp. SAU14A_NAIMI4_8 DNA contains the following:
- a CDS encoding FAD-dependent oxidoreductase, which yields MSRKHAFQFLDLPRTMPQRIPVELRTSGDWGELYGKFGKEDAQYQAGRCLDCGNPYCSWKCPVHNAIPQWLQLVQENRIHEAATLCHSTNPLPEVCGRVCPQDRLCEGSCTLEEFGAVTIGAVEKYIVDTALATGWRPDLEAVQPTGHSVAVIGAGPAGLACADRLARAGIAAVVYDRYEQIGGLLQFGIPSFKLDKDVIHRRREVLEGMGVQFRLGVEIGRDISVQQLLDSHDAVFVGTGAYRYTDGGLVGQDLKGVLPALPFLVQNSRIVSGDDPKGRPIAGWEDTIALPDLNGKRVVVLGGGDTGMDCVRSAVRLGAAKVTCAYRRDEANMPGSAREVANAREEGVRFLFNRQPLSIEAGADDEVIGVTVVETRLGEPDANGRQNAVPIDGSESLLEADVVIIAFGFSPTLPSWLAEHGVESQGNGRIVAGGKQRLPYQTAHPRLFAGGDAVRGADLVVTAVAEGRDAAASIVRLLAS from the coding sequence ATGAGCCGCAAGCACGCTTTCCAGTTCCTCGACCTGCCCCGCACCATGCCGCAGCGCATTCCCGTGGAACTGCGCACCTCCGGCGACTGGGGCGAGCTGTACGGAAAATTCGGCAAGGAAGACGCCCAGTACCAGGCCGGGCGCTGCCTGGATTGTGGCAACCCCTACTGCAGCTGGAAGTGCCCGGTGCACAACGCCATTCCGCAGTGGCTGCAGCTGGTGCAGGAAAACCGCATCCACGAAGCGGCCACGCTGTGCCATAGCACCAACCCGCTGCCGGAAGTGTGTGGCCGGGTGTGCCCGCAGGACCGCCTGTGCGAAGGCAGCTGCACGCTGGAGGAATTCGGCGCGGTCACCATTGGCGCAGTCGAGAAGTACATCGTCGATACCGCGCTGGCCACCGGCTGGCGCCCCGATCTGGAAGCGGTGCAGCCCACCGGACACAGCGTGGCGGTGATCGGCGCCGGCCCGGCCGGCCTGGCCTGCGCCGACCGCCTGGCCCGCGCCGGCATTGCCGCGGTGGTCTATGACCGCTACGAGCAGATTGGTGGCCTGCTGCAGTTCGGTATTCCCAGCTTCAAGCTGGACAAGGATGTGATCCACCGCCGCCGCGAAGTGCTGGAGGGCATGGGCGTGCAGTTCCGGCTGGGCGTGGAGATCGGCCGCGATATCAGCGTGCAGCAGCTGCTGGACAGCCATGACGCGGTGTTCGTCGGCACCGGTGCGTATCGCTATACCGACGGCGGCCTGGTTGGCCAGGACCTGAAGGGCGTGCTGCCGGCGCTGCCGTTCCTGGTGCAGAACAGCCGCATCGTCAGCGGCGATGACCCCAAGGGCCGGCCGATTGCCGGCTGGGAAGACACCATTGCCCTGCCCGATCTGAACGGCAAGCGCGTGGTCGTGCTGGGCGGCGGCGATACCGGCATGGACTGCGTGCGCAGTGCCGTGCGCCTGGGCGCGGCCAAGGTCACCTGCGCCTACCGCCGTGACGAGGCGAACATGCCGGGCAGCGCGCGCGAAGTGGCCAATGCGCGCGAAGAGGGGGTGCGCTTCCTGTTCAACCGCCAGCCGCTGTCGATCGAAGCCGGTGCCGACGATGAAGTGATCGGCGTGACCGTGGTCGAGACCCGCCTGGGCGAACCCGATGCCAATGGCCGCCAGAACGCGGTGCCGATCGACGGCAGTGAATCGCTGCTGGAGGCCGACGTGGTGATCATCGCCTTTGGCTTCTCGCCCACCCTGCCGTCGTGGCTGGCCGAACACGGAGTGGAAAGCCAGGGCAACGGTCGCATCGTGGCCGGTGGCAAGCAGCGCCTGCCGTACCAGACCGCACACCCGCGCCTGTTCGCCGGTGGCGACGCGGTGCGCGGTGCCGACCTGGTGGTGACCGCCGTGGCCGAAGGGCGCGATGCGGCCGCCAGCATCGTGCGGCTACTGGCCAGCTGA